The genomic segment TTCAGTGCGGGCACCAGCGGACCGGCCGGCGTTCGCAGGGCCACGCCACCGATGGCGATGGCGAGCACGGCGGGCAGGAGCACGAAGACCCCGAGCGGCCTCACCTCGGGCCGGCGGGCCAGCCAGACGAGGAACGCGGTCACGGTGACCACCCCGACCATGACCGAGTACTCGTACATGTTGCCCCAGGGCACCCGCTGGGCGGCCAGCCCTCTGGCCACGGCGGCGGTCACGTTGGCCCCCAGCCCGGCCACCGTGACCGCCACGCCGGCCCGGCCGGCCCAGCGCAGCCGGTAGGCAAACTCGAAGCCGAACAGCACCGCGCCGACCGCGTAGCTGAGCACGGCCAGCCAGACCAACGTGTCGGACAGTTCAGCCATCCTCGCGGTCGACATGGGCCTCGCTCCTGTTGCGCGTCGTCTCGCGCGTCGTCGGGTCGCTCACCCCGAGGGGGACCTGGCGGCGGCCTGGTCCTCCTCGGCCACGCCGGCGGCCGCCTCGTCCTCCTCGGCTACGCCGCCTAGGGTATCCCTGCCACCGGCATGCGGCGACCGGTCGAGCTCGCGGCCGAGCTCGGCCGCGAGCTCCTGGAACTCGTCGGCAAAGGCCGTCTTGCCCTGCAGGGCGAGCCCGGCCACCTCCACCCGGGAAGCTCCCGGCCCGGCCGGGGCCGCCCGCACCCAGACCCGGCGCCGGGTCACGTAGAGGGACGGCAGCAGGCCGAGCAGGATGAGCACGGCCGCCGCCAGCACGACTGGCACACCGGGGTCTCGGGCCAGGGTGAGCACGGTGTACTGGCGCACGCCGGTGAACGAGACCGTGCCCAGGCCGCCAGGCAGCGCCTTGGTCTGCCCCAGGGGGATCAGCAGCGGCCGGTCGGCGAGCGGGCGCAGGTCTGTGCGGTCGAGCGTGAACACGCTCTGGACCTCGTCGGCGTGGAGGTCGCCCTGCCACGGGAAGACCACCAGCAGCGGGTTGACCAGGCGGGGGTCGTTGCCGATCTCGGCCCGCCCGTCCGGGCCGGGAGTGAGCTGGAAGCCGGTGAACATGGTGACGTCGAGCCCTACCTGCGGGTCGAGCATGGGCAGCTTGACCGCCCCGTTGGACACCTCGGTGGCCTGGTCGCGCAGGGTGAGCAGGGGGCCGTCCTGAGGCACGGTGCGCCTGCCCCCGGGCCGGCTCAGTGTGACCTTCACCACCGGCGCGTAGCCGTAGTCGGACTGGAACACCCGCGTGCCGTCCACGGTCATGGGCCGGTTCACCCCTACCCGCTGCCGCTGGGTGCGCCCTTCTGCGTCCACGGCGGTCAGCTGGGAGGCGAAGTCGCGCGGCTGCCCCGACGGCCAGAACGAGTTGGTGAAGTCGTCCAGCCTGAGGCTGAACTGGGGGAGCTGCTCGGGCCCGTACCAGCGGCCCGGGGTGAACGCGTCGTAGTTGACCCGGGTGTTGGAGATGGTGTCGCCCTCGACCAGGGTGACCTGGCCGCGGTAGCCCCAGCCCTTGCCGTAGGCGAGCCCGACCAGCAGGAGCAGGAACGACACGTGGAACACCAGGCTCCCCGCCTCCCGCAGGTAGCCCTTCTCGGCCGCCACGGCGTCGCCGTGCACGGCCGCGCGGTAGCGCCGCCGGCGCAGCACGCGCCTGGCCGCGGCCAGCGCCTGCTCGGGTGGGACGGCCGGGTCGAAGGTGGCCGTGTTGCGGTAGCGGTCCAGCCCGGCGCCGGACCGCGGGGGCCGGGCCCGGACCATGCGGGCGAACGCCCTGGCCCTCGGGATCAGGCAGGCGACCAGCGCGGTGAGCAGGGCGACGTAGATGGCGGTGAACCAGGCCGAGCCGAACACGTCGAACATGCCGAGGCGGTCCAGGGTCGGCCCGACCCCCGGGTGGTCGGCGAGGTACTGGGCGACCCGCTGCGGCGCCAGGCCCCGCTGGGGGAACAGGCTCCCGAGGATGGCGGCGACGGCGATGGTGAACAGCAGGATCAGCGCGGTCCGCATGGAGCGGAACTCGCGCCAGGCCTGCCGCACGGTCAGCCCGAGGGGCTGGCGGGACGGGCCCGGGCCGGGCCGGGTGGCCGACTCAGGTGACTGCACCGCCAAGCGACCACCTTCTTCTACCCAAGCGACTACCCAAGTGACTACCTTCACCCACCAGGAGACTGCCTTTACCCAGGCGACTGCCTTTACCCAAGCGACTGCCTTTACCCAAGCGACCACCTTCTTCTACAGGGGGAGGGAGACAGCGCCCGCCCAGGACTGGAGCCGGACCAGGAAGTCGGCCCACAGCCCGGTCACCAGGAGCAGGCCGATGACCACCAGCATCCCGCCGCCGGCGAGCTCGAACAA from the Actinomycetes bacterium genome contains:
- a CDS encoding cytochrome c biogenesis protein ResB, with the translated sequence MQSPESATRPGPGPSRQPLGLTVRQAWREFRSMRTALILLFTIAVAAILGSLFPQRGLAPQRVAQYLADHPGVGPTLDRLGMFDVFGSAWFTAIYVALLTALVACLIPRARAFARMVRARPPRSGAGLDRYRNTATFDPAVPPEQALAAARRVLRRRRYRAAVHGDAVAAEKGYLREAGSLVFHVSFLLLLVGLAYGKGWGYRGQVTLVEGDTISNTRVNYDAFTPGRWYGPEQLPQFSLRLDDFTNSFWPSGQPRDFASQLTAVDAEGRTQRQRVGVNRPMTVDGTRVFQSDYGYAPVVKVTLSRPGGRRTVPQDGPLLTLRDQATEVSNGAVKLPMLDPQVGLDVTMFTGFQLTPGPDGRAEIGNDPRLVNPLLVVFPWQGDLHADEVQSVFTLDRTDLRPLADRPLLIPLGQTKALPGGLGTVSFTGVRQYTVLTLARDPGVPVVLAAAVLILLGLLPSLYVTRRRVWVRAAPAGPGASRVEVAGLALQGKTAFADEFQELAAELGRELDRSPHAGGRDTLGGVAEEDEAAAGVAEEDQAAARSPSG